The genomic interval TCTTTTCTACAAAAAGTACAGTGCTTAAGTGTATCGCGGATTTTAGGGTAGATCTATGCAGTtttgtatagtagtcgcaacttgaccgcgatggttgtacttcggctgattattcatatcggttatttcattgtagaaataaagagtgattagggtagccatgtatatttatatgaaataagtttgtttacagtgcagtatcaaagtatgcatacttacatttgatccgttaaaactttccagtacactaatttataattacacaaattcatatttccactttctcatgcggctcgtgttttacgtacactccttttcaataataggtttgcctcattatgtattataatacaaaggtcaaccatcggggtcaagttgcgtccactatattaAGACTTAAAAtcttcatatcattcttttactggctcgacagacattctgacatacattttaaacgATAGTTTGTTATTTTAAAGTACAGACTAAATCCGTGtgtggcccgcccgcttagctcagtaggtagaacgttggtctacagatcgcggggtcgtgagttcgatcctctggcggggcgtatgttctccgtgactatttgataagcgacaatgtgtctgaaatcattagtcctccacctctgataattcatgtggggaagttggcagttacttgcggagaacaggtttgtactggtacagaatccacggacactggttaagttaactgcccgcaaatacatgtctgaaatactgttgtcaGTATGTCGGCGTTGCGTCAACGCAAAGTCGTTGCCGTGTATCATTAAAGAGATATGTATATATGTCAGATATTCTATGTTTCATTTACCTTTAGACGACCGGAAACAAACACCATTGAAGAGGATGCAAGGTTGGCTGATGTGTTGGTGTCTTCGGCGAAGGCTGGTCAGTGGGAGAATGTTTGGAATATCCTCGGGAACCCAGAAAACCCACGAAGGGATAGGCTATTCAACGTAATTCCTGAAAATCGGCGCTGGGGGATTCTACATCAAGCAGTTTATTGGAATAATACACACGTGCTGCAGAAGCTTTTGAGATATCCTGTATGCGATAAAGATATACGTGCTAAACAGTGTATGTCTGAGTGCGGAAAAACGGATCGGATGAATGCTGAAGAAGTAGCCGCAGCTTACGGTCATACTGCCATGACCAATGTTCTTTCGAGGCACAGAAACTCGATCGAGGATCAGAGTGCACCAACGTTTCAATCTGTGGACAATTATACACAGGGTGAAGGTCTTGGTTTGTTGACCGTCACTCTTGCTGCATACAAGAGCGCTTTTCATCCAAATCCAATAAATCCAAACAAGTCTGTCATTACTATTCTTGGAGATATTTTCAGTGACATCAGTCAGTCTGAACGGAGATGGAAAGAAGTCAGAGATAAGGTGTGCGACTCCGTTTATGTTGTATGCGAAGAAAACTACAACAAGATCAAGAAAAGTCGGAATCGTCAAGAATTCTTTCAGGCGATTATCAATACGTACACAATGGAGGAAAACTATATGTACACATATTTGAATATGGCCTTCCGTAGACAGAGGGAGACGGCGTATAAACCAACTGGTAATGATCTCTCGCTTGGTCCATATGCAGTCATGTACcagatgttgttgttgttctggCCAGAGTTACAAAGAGAAAGTCGAACAACCTACAGGAAAATGTTACTGACGAAAGCGGACGCCGACCAATATCTCGTTGGCAAACGGTTTGTTTGGCAATCTATCGTTTCCTCTACCACAGCTCTGCAGCACGCTATTCCATTCCCGACGTGCGGACCAGAAGGTG from Mercenaria mercenaria strain notata chromosome 2, MADL_Memer_1, whole genome shotgun sequence carries:
- the LOC123564842 gene encoding uncharacterized protein LOC123564842; translated protein: MASYAVPGRRPETNTIEEDARLADVLVSSAKAGQWENVWNILGNPENPRRDRLFNVIPENRRWGILHQAVYWNNTHVLQKLLRYPVCDKDIRAKQCMSECGKTDRMNAEEVAAAYGHTAMTNVLSRHRNSIEDQSAPTFQSVDNYTQGEGLGLLTVTLAAYKSAFHPNPINPNKSVITILGDIFSDISQSERRWKEVRDKVCDSVYVVCEENYNKIKKSRNRQEFFQAIINTYTMEENYMYTYLNMAFRRQRETAYKPTGNDLSLGPYAVMYQMLLLFWPELQRESRTTYRKMLLTKADADQYLVGKRFVWQSIVSSTTALQHAIPFPTCGPEGEQSVIFTIDNKANSQWKPRNIEKYAMYMERERTYPAGAKFQVLGRTTKGSDLHISLKLLQN